From one Acidobacteriota bacterium genomic stretch:
- a CDS encoding RNA polymerase sigma factor, with the protein MTLDPGFDEFYREMHPRLWAFLVRTTREAALADEIAQESFVRLLASRGAALPAGERRAYLFRIAVNLVRDSGRRRVRERTMPLAEAPEPAAPEPEEPMGRHAATALAALGERERELIWLAHVEEWKHKEIAGLLGIAAGSVRVLLHRARRHFKEQLEKEEAR; encoded by the coding sequence ATGACCCTCGACCCCGGTTTCGACGAGTTCTACCGCGAGATGCATCCGCGGCTCTGGGCCTTCCTCGTGCGGACGACCCGCGAGGCGGCTCTTGCCGACGAGATCGCCCAGGAGTCGTTCGTCCGCCTGCTCGCGAGCCGCGGCGCGGCGCTCCCAGCGGGCGAGCGCCGCGCCTACCTGTTCCGGATCGCCGTGAACCTGGTCCGCGACTCGGGCCGCCGCCGGGTACGCGAGAGGACGATGCCTCTCGCCGAGGCGCCGGAGCCGGCGGCCCCCGAGCCGGAGGAGCCGATGGGCCGACACGCCGCAACGGCCCTCGCCGCCCTCGGCGAGCGGGAGCGAGAGCTGATCTGGCTCGCCCACGTCGAAGAGTGGAAGCACAAGGAGATCGCCGGACTCCTCGGCATCGCGGCCGGCAGCGTGCGGGTGCTCCTCCACCGGGCCCGCCGCCACTTCAAAGAGCAACTGGAAAAGGAGGAAGCCCGATGA